Proteins encoded by one window of Rhizobium sullae:
- the repC gene encoding plasmid replication protein RepC: protein MTEITSVASFRRITPGIVASARLAMANDVPDITKGEIALLLKRAAPVLGIDGTAYHVMDILLGLSRADDWKGAGRPIVAISNAKLAEYTMRSERTVIRCIRRLVEVGIAAYRDSATGRRFVYRDNHGDMSVGYGIDFTPARVRAAEIKAAVDQYQLKLNRELAAKRDISRLSRAIEDLGRAFPENSAEWRGRAALLQTSGVDLELRAEEFRVLHAEIVVETTTDRFEHNLSCEGDMSVTPNTTTTHESTYSCNNNRTRSNEREHQNNSGSSAAEKAFEIKPGSDNGARQVRLEPGEQRDSDTVQGEMLASVSIGLLQVACREAQGMIGMRFENWSALGQSGEMLRRMIGLSEAGWADGRSKVGLYGASAILATVLEKSIRDPEQISKPAGYFRAMIDRAVEGKLNLERSLFGLAAGFYGVSGEAVEK, encoded by the coding sequence ATGACCGAAATTACGTCCGTCGCGTCTTTCAGACGCATTACACCGGGCATCGTTGCCAGCGCAAGGCTTGCCATGGCGAATGATGTTCCTGACATTACAAAAGGTGAGATCGCCCTGCTGTTAAAACGGGCCGCACCTGTCCTCGGCATTGATGGAACAGCCTACCATGTCATGGATATCCTCCTTGGCCTATCGCGTGCGGATGATTGGAAAGGCGCAGGACGTCCGATCGTTGCGATCTCGAATGCAAAGCTTGCGGAATACACCATGCGATCTGAGCGAACGGTAATTCGTTGCATTCGGCGCCTGGTTGAAGTTGGTATTGCTGCCTATCGCGACAGTGCGACGGGCCGGCGGTTTGTGTACCGCGACAATCATGGTGACATGTCCGTTGGCTACGGCATCGATTTCACGCCTGCTCGGGTCCGAGCGGCGGAGATCAAGGCGGCCGTCGACCAGTACCAGCTCAAACTAAACCGAGAACTTGCAGCGAAAAGGGACATCTCTCGTCTTTCCCGCGCGATCGAAGATCTGGGGCGCGCCTTTCCAGAGAACAGTGCAGAATGGAGAGGCCGGGCAGCTCTGTTGCAGACATCAGGCGTAGATCTGGAGCTGCGCGCGGAAGAGTTTAGGGTGCTGCACGCCGAGATCGTAGTGGAGACAACTACTGATCGGTTCGAGCATAATCTGTCATGCGAGGGTGACATGAGTGTCACGCCTAATACTACTACAACCCATGAATCGACATATTCTTGTAATAACAACCGGACCCGCTCTAACGAGCGGGAACATCAAAACAATAGCGGCAGCTCTGCTGCCGAAAAGGCTTTCGAAATAAAGCCTGGGTCGGACAACGGAGCTAGGCAAGTACGCTTGGAGCCTGGGGAGCAACGCGACAGTGATACAGTGCAGGGCGAGATGCTGGCTTCTGTGTCCATCGGACTTTTGCAGGTGGCCTGCCGTGAAGCACAGGGCATGATTGGTATGCGTTTTGAAAACTGGTCGGCCTTGGGTCAGTCCGGGGAGATGTTGCGGCGAATGATCGGTCTCTCCGAGGCTGGATGGGCAGATGGGCGGTCAAAGGTAGGTCTATACGGCGCAAGCGCGATCTTGGCGACGGTTCTGGAAAAATCGATCCGTGATCCAGAGCAGATATCGAAGCCTGCCGGCTATTTCCGTGCCATGATAGATCGGGCAGTGGAGGGGAAGCTGAATCTCGAGCGGTCGTTGTTTGGATTGGCAGCCGGTTTTTACGGCGTATCGGGCGAGGCTGTTGAAAAGTAA